The Amycolatopsis sp. QT-25 genomic sequence CGACGCGTCCGGACCGGCGTGTTTCAGCACGTTCGTCAGCGACTCCTGCACGATCCGGTAGGCCGCCAAGTCCACTGTGGACGACAGTGGCCGGGGCTCCCCTTCGACGCGGAACTCGACCGGTGTGCCCGCCGACCGGATGTCGGCGGCCAGCCGCGGCAGGCGCTCGGCCCCGGGCCGGGGTGCCCACTCCGGTTCGTCCTGGCCGAGCGCGCCGAGCAGCCGCCGGATCTCGCTCAACGCCGTCCGCCCGGTGTCGACGATGGCGTCCAGCGCCTCCCGTGATCGCTCGGGCCGCCGCTCCAGTTCCGCTTGGGCGCCCTGCGCCTGCAGGACCACCACGGAAAGCGCGTGCGCGACGACGTCGTGCAGTTCGCGGCTGATCCGGCCGCGTTCGGCCGCCACGGCCAGTGCGGCCTGGGTGTCGCGCTCGCGTTCGAGATCGGTGGCCCGCTGTTCCAGCACCGCGAGGCGGATCCGGCGCTGCCGCGTGTTCAGCCCGGCCAGCCACGCCACGCCGAGTGACAGGCCGATAGCCGGAAAACCGCCCCAATCCTGCACTCGATCGTCTTCGGCGGCGGCGGTGTCGGAGTAGTCGGCGGTGACCGGCGCCAGCGGATCGATGACGATGATCCGCGGTGACAGCGGAACCGGCGCCCGCGTGTTCGCTGTGTTCGTTTCGGAGGCATGGAACGCCCAGGCCCCGGCCGCGAGCAGGCCCACCGCCAGCAACGCGACGGAACGCCGTCGCGACCCCCAGGCCGCGACGGAGAAGAGGCCGATCAACCCCACGACGTCGACGGGCCGGAGATCGTTTCCCATCGCCAGGTGCAGGAGCGAGACCGTGGCCCCGGCCGCGAAGGTGATCGTGGGATTCCGATGGCGAACGAGCAAAGAAGCCAGGGCCACCAAGGAGGTCAGCCACCACTCGAAGCCCTCCGGGTCGTCGGCTGAGACCACAGTGGACAGTCCGACGAGGAGGGTCAGAACGCGGTCGACGGCTCTCGGACGACTCCTGAGAAAGGCCAGCACCAGTCGAGCGTAATCCTGGAACGGGCGGCGCGGATCCCTCTGACGGCAGACCCCGGGATACGACTTGCGACAGACGCGCGAACACGTCGCCGGGCTCCAGGCTGGGTGCGGGAAAAACCTCGACAGAAACGGAATCCTCATGAGAAGGCTTCTCGTCGCACTGCTCGCCTTCGCCGGAATGGCGGCCACGGCGAGCCCCGCCGCGGCGGCCCCGCGGCTGACGTTGCCACCGCCGACCGGCTCGCATCCCCTCGGCTCCACCGATCTGCACCTCGTCGACACCTCACGCAAGGACCCCTGGGTGCCGTCCGGTCCGCGCGAGCTGATGGTGTCGATGTTCTACCCGGCGTTGCTGCCGATCGGCCCGAAGCGGCCGTACCTCACCTTCGCCGAGGCCAAGGTTTTCCTGGCCGCATCGGGCCTGCCCGACATCGACCCCGCACTGCTCTCCGGACTCCGGACCAGCGCCCGGGTCGACGCCCCGGCCCGGCCCGGAAAGCGCGCGCTCGCCGTCCTGTCGCCAGGGTTCGGCAAACCGCGTACGACGCTCACCGGGCTCGCGGAAGAGCTGGCGAGCAAGGGGTTCGTCGTCGCACTGATCGGTCACAACCACGAGTCCCACGGCACCGCCTTCCCGGACGGGCGCGTCATCGAATGCGCCGCGTGCGGCTCCGACTCGAAACTGCTGCCGCCGATCCGCTCCGCGGACGTCTCGTTCGTCCTCGACACGCTGACCAGGCCCTCGTCTTCCTGGTCCCGGCTGATCGACCGCACCCGCATCGGCATGGCGGGGCATTCCATCGGCGGATACAGCACACCGACCGCGATGGTCGCCGACCAGCGCATCCGGGCGGGCGCGGACCTGGACGGCAGGCTGTGGTCGCCGATCCCCGCAGCCGGCATCGACCGGCCGTTCCTGCTGCTCGGCCGGGAGAGCGAGTACACCCCGGCCGGTCCGGACACGACGTGGGCGGGCAGCTGGCCGAACCTCACCGGCTGGAAGCGCTGGATCAGTGTCGCGACGGCGGAGCACGCGTCCTTCACCGACGTCGGCGTACTCGGTGAGCAGCTGGGCCTTGCCTGGCCCGGTCTGCTCGGTGGCGAGCGCGGCATGGAGCTGACCAGGGCGTACGTCTCCGCGTTCTTCGACAGGAACCTGCGCGGTGGACATCAGCCGCTGCTCGACGGGCCGGTGCCGGGCAATCCGGAGATCAGGTTCTGGAACTAGGCACGGGAGGCGCCGGTGAGGTTTTCGGAGAGCTCCCAGAGCCGCGCGGCCTCACCGGCATCGACCGCATACGGGCGCACACCCGTCCATTCGCCCTCTTCGACGGCGACTTCGGCGATGTCGGCGATGTCACAGTCTTCGCAGTAGAGGCCGCCCATCCCGTCGAGCAGCGGCGACGTCGCCGCCCAGACCTGGGTGGCCGCGCCCTGCTCCGGCGACTTGAAGCTCGGGTCGGCCTGGTCGCCGTGCTCGTCGATCCACCCGCGCTCGACCATTTCCTCTCGCCGCATATGCCGCTGCAGGGGAGTGAGGATGGCGCCCGGATGCAGGCTGAACGCGCGGATCCCGTGTGCGGCGCCGAGCGCGTCCAGCCGCACCGCGAACAACACGTTCGCCGTCTTGGCCTGGCCATAGGCGAGCCATCGGTCGTAGCCGCGCTCGAACTGGACGTCGTCCCAGCGCATCGCCGAGGAGTGGTGACCGGCGGAGGACACCGTGACGACGCGCGCCCCATCTGCCGCTTTCAACGCGGGCCACAGACGGCTCACCAGGGCGTGGTGGCCGAGGTGGCAGATCGCGAAATGCGACTCCCAGCCGGGGCCGACCCGCCGTTCCGGCGCGGCCATGATCCCGGCATTCGCGATCAGCAGATCGACCTGGCGTCCGGTGCGGAGGAATTCGCGGGCGAAGGCCTCGACGCTGGTCAGGTCGGCGAGGTCGAGCTCGCCGACCTCGGTGCCGGGAATCCCGGCGAGCGCGGCCCCGGCGTCGGCCGGACGGCGGGCGGGGACGACCACATGCGCCCCGGCGTTCGCCAGGGCACGCGTGGTTTCCAGGCCCAGCCCCGAATAGCCGCCGGTGACGACGGCGACCTTGCCCGAAAGGTCGATCCCGCTCAGTACTTCCCGGGCGGTGCTGCGCGCGCCGAAGCCGGACCCGATCTTGTGCTGTGAGTCGTTCATGCGGCGGACGCTAAGAGCTAGAGGGCACTCTAGGTCAACCGCCGTCGAACGCTGTCAACCGTTATCGTCGGTGAGATGACGGAACTCGCGATCGGTGAGGTCACCGCCCGGACCGGACTCAGCGTGCACGCGCTTCGCTTCTACGAGAAGGAAGGATTGCTCGTGGCGCCGGTGCGACGGGACGCGAACGACCGCCGTGTGTACACCGAACACGACGTGGAATGGCTGCTGAACTGCACGAAATTCCGGGCGTCCGGAATGCCGCTCGCCACCATTCGCGAATTCGCCGCTCTCGTCCGGCAGGGGCCGGGAAACGAGGAAAAGCGACTGGAGCTGCTCCGGGACCACCAGAACTCCGTCCGCGACCGGATCGCCGAGCTGGCCGATTGCCTGGACCTGATCAGCCGGAAGGTCGAGAGCTACGAGGAGCATGTCGCGCGGGGGACGGCGAACGAGCTCTGGGGTCAGCCGTCACGATCCACCTGAGTCCATAATGGACAGACATTGCCACCCGATCGGTGCAACGTTTCGCCTGGCGACGGGCAGGAGTGGCCCCTAGGCTTTGCCGCTCGTGACCTGCGAGGTGAGGCGATGAGGTCCTTCGGCGCGGTGGATCCGGTCAAGACGGCGCTCGCCGGTCTCACCACGATGGCCCTCGGGATGGTGGCGGCGCTGAACGCCGACGCGCTGCCGGTGCTCGGTGGCGGCGTCACCTATTCCGCCGAGTTCTCCGACGCGGGCGGGCTGCGCGTGGACAACGACGTCCGGATCGCCGGGGTGAAGGTCGGCAAAGTGGCCGAGGTCGACCTCGCGGGCGATCGCGTGCTCGTCTCCTTCCGGGTCAGGGACGCCTGGGTCGGCGACGCCACGAGCGCGTCCATCCAGATCAAGAACGTCTTGGGACAGAAGTATTTGGCGCTCGACCCGCGCGGCGAAGCGATCCTCGATCCCGGCGAACCGATCCCGCTGCGCCGGACCACCGCGCCCTACGACGTCCTTGAAGCGTTTCGGGATCTGTCGAAAACCGTCGACGCCGTCGACGTCGATCAGCTCGCGAAAAGCTTCGACATGTTGTCGGCGACGTTCGCCGATACTCCGGCCGACGTGCGTGCCGCGCTCGACGGGATTTCCCGGCTGTCCGGCACCATCGCCTCACGCGACCGGCAACTCCGGACGCTGGTCGCGAACACGCGGCAGGTCTCGCGGACCCTCGTCGACCGCGACGCCGAGGTCCAGCGGCTGATTCAGGACGGCAACGCGCTGCTGCGCGCCATCTCCACCCGGCAGCAGGCGATCAAGGACCTGCTCGACGGGGCGAAACGGCTCGCGACCGCGCTCGACGGCATCATCGCCGACAACGACGGGCAACTCGGGCCCGTGCTCGAACAACTCGACCGGCTGACCTCGATGCTGCAACGCAACCAGGATGCCCTGGCCAAGGGGATCGCCGCGTTCGCGCCGGCGATCCGGGTGCTGACCAACGCCGCGGGCAACGGGCGCTGGATCGACGGCTACCTGTGCGGGCTGGTCCTGCCCAGCTTCGGCCCGCTCGACGAAAACGGCTGTTTCGACAAGTGAGGTTCGAGGGCCAAGTCGTGACTCGCGTGACCAGAGGCGCAACTCGCGTTCGGCGTCGATCACGCGAGATACGCTCCCCATCACGCGAGATACGCCCTCGATCACGCGAGACACGCCCTCGATCACGCGAGATACGCTCCCCATCACGCGAGTTCGGTGCCACGGCACCCAGGTCTTCGCGCGGCCGTACTCACCACGTCCGGTGTCGAGGCATCGCTCACGAGCCCAGGCCGGTCAGGGCTTCGTCCGCCGCAACCAGAACAACCCGATCACCGGCAGTACCAGCGGGATGAAGAGGTAACCCTGCCCGTACACCGACCACACGGTGGCGTGCGGGAAGGCTTCGCGGTCGAAGAGACTGAACGTGCCGACGGTCAGTACGCCGAGCAGTTCGACGCCGCAGGCGACCAGCGCGATCCGCCACCAGCGCGCGCCGCGGCGGGCCAGTGCCACGGTGGCCAAGAGGTAGACGACGGCCGCGAACGCGGAGAGCGTGTAGGCCAGCGGTGCCTCGGGGAATTTGGTGCCGATCTGCACGGCGGCGCGTGAGGTCGCCGCCAGTGCGAAGATCGCGTACACGGCGACCAGGATCCGTCCCGGTCCGGAGGCCTTGTCCGCTGCGGTGTCCACCGTCTTCTCCTCGGTTTCTTCAGGCACTGGCACCCGCCCACACCTCGTGCAGCCGGAGCACCATCACCGGGATGGCGAGGCAGGCGATGCCGAGGATCGCGGTGCTCGACCGGGTGCGCTCGGCCAGCGCCCAGAAGGTGCCGAGCGGGAGCACGACCAGGCAGCCGATCAGATAGGCGAGGTAGGTGGCCATGCTGCCGGGGCGGCCGCCGCCGATCAGCAGGACGATCCCGATGACGAGCTGCGCCACCAAGAGGAGTTCGACCACGGCGAGGCCGGCGAGCAGTGCGTTGTCCGGAAGCTTCTTGCGCGCGGACTGCACGAAACTCCAGATCGCGACCAGGATCGCGCAAATCGCGACGGTCACCGCGAAACCTGTGCTCACACGCGCCTCCTCACCCGCTCCACCGGCCACAACGTACCCGTGGGCCGATCTCCGCCGACGGGCGACCGGTGGCGTTCGTGGCGGGCGCCACGAGAGGCGACAATGGTCCAGGCGGGGGTGAATTGATCACAAAGCGCGTTCATACGGTGTTCGGTCACTTTGGCCGGGCATTATTGCGATCGGCGCTTCGACCAGGGACTACGGCGCCGATCCCTTCCTGTTACACACCGACCGGGTGGTTGAAATCGGACTTGATCTCACCCTGGGTACCCCTACCATTCGGTAGGTTTCGAATTCACGTCCCTGAACAGCCCAGCCGAACCCCCGATATGGCGGATTGGCCGTTCGCAATCCGGCGGGTGGAATATTCTCCATCGCGATGGTGCACATGGCCCATCCGATTGGTGCCAAGGAGGGGGCGCTCGATGGACGTCCGGTACGAAGCGTATTGCTTCGCCGATCCTCTGTTCTTCGATGAGCAGCGGGAAAACGGGGACGCCGCCGACGATTTCGCCTCCCTGTTGCCCGCTCCCGCCACGGGCTGGCGCACCGGAGTGCGCGGAGTGTGGCGGCTTTTGCACCCTGTTGCTCGAAACCTTCCTTCGCAGGGCTGGAAAATCCATGTTTCCGCAGGTTTGGGCAACGCCGAGCGCGTGCTCACGAAGGTGCACGAACATTGCGTCGAGCGCGAGGTGTCCTACAAGCATCTGCGTTCGCGGAGCACGTTGCTGGCAAGGAATTCGAAATACGCTCCGCGTGACGGAAGCGGTAAGTTACTCACTCTTTATCCAGCTGACAACATCGAGCTCGAGCGTGTTCTCGCCGAGTTGTCCGCGAAGCTCGACGGGGAGCCAGGGGCCTACATTCTCAGTGATCTTCGGTATGGTGCCGGCCCGCTCTACGTGCGCTACGGCGGATTCGCCGAGCAATGGGTCGAACTCGACGGCAAGCGGGTCCTCGCGGTGCGCAAACCGGACGGCACGCTGGTCCCGGACAAGCGCGAACCGACCTTCTCCGTCCCCGACTGGGTCACGATTCCGGAGTTCCTCGCCCCGCACCTCGCGGCTCGCAAGAGCGGCGGCGCGGACGAGTTCCCCTATCAGGTGAAAAGCTCGCTGCACTTCTCCAACGGCGGTGGCGTGTACCTCGCCGACCGGAAGGCCGACGACGAGCGGGTGGTCCTCAAGGAGGCCAGGCCGTTCGCCGGCCTCGACCGCGACGAGGTCGACGCCGTCGAACGCCTCCGCCGCGAGCACGAGGTGCTGGACCGGTTGAAGGGCATCGACGGCATCCCCACCGCCTTCGACCGCTTCACCGTCTGGGAGCACCACTTCCTGGCGATGGAGTACATGCCCGGCGTCTCGCTCGGCAGCTGGCTCGCCCGCAACTACCCGCTCACCCGGCGCGACACCACCGAGGCCGACATCGCCGCGTACACCGAACGCGCGCTGGCGCTGGTCCGGCGGGTGGAGGCGATGGTCGGGGAGGTGCACGGCCGCGGCATCGTCTTCGGTGACCTGCACTCGCTGAACATCCTGGTCGACGGGGACGACGACTCGGTTTCGCTGATCGACTTCGAGATGGCGTCCGACGTGGAGACCGGTGTGCGGCCCGCCCTCGGCGCCCCCGGTTTCCGCGCCCCGCGGGACCGGAACGGGTTCGAGGTCGACGAGTACGCGCTCGCCGTCCTGAAGCTGTGGATCTTCTTGCCGCTCACGACGCTCCTCGAGCTCGCCCCGGCGAAGCTGCGCGGGCTCGCCGACTTCGTCCAACAGCGCTTCGACGTGCCGGAGGGCTACGCCGACTCGATCGTCGCCGAACTCGCGCCCCGGAACGTCCCGCCGCTGCCGAGCGCGACCGAGCTCGACCAGGACAAGCCGGACTGGACGCTGGTCCGCAAGCAGATCGTCGAGGCGATCCTCGCCAGCGCGACCCCCGAGCGCACCGACCGGCTCTTCCCTGGCGACATCGAACAGTTCCGCGTCGGCGGAGCATGCTTCGGTTACGGTGCGGCCGGTGTCCTCCATGCCCTGAAAACGGTCGGCGGCGAGCGTCACCAGGAGCACGAACGCTGGCTGCTGGACTCGATCCGCCGCGAACCGCCGGGACGGCCGGGGTTCTACGACGGCTCCTACGGCATCGCGTACGTCCTCGAAGAGTTCGGCTACCGGGACGAGGCGACCAAGCTGCTGTCGGCGTCGGCGACGCTGGTCGCGCAGACCACCGACCACGGTCTGGAAGGCGGCCTGTCCGGGATCGGGCTCACCCAGCTGCACTTCGCGGTGTCCCGCAAGGACAACGAGTTCGGCAGGCAGGCGCTCGCCACCGCCGTCCGGCTCGCCGAAGCGCTCGAAACCGCCGACCCGCCGGGCGACTTCGCCAGGGCAGGGTTGCTCAACGGCTGGTCCGGTCCGGCACTGCTGTTCGTCCGGTTGTTCGAGCGCACTCACGAACAGGGCTGGCTGTCCTTCGCCGACCAGGCGCTCGAGCGGGACATCGAGGAGTGCGGGGAGTCCGACGACGGCTCACTGCAGGTCCGCGACGGCGAGACCAGGACGTTGCCCTACGCGGGTGTCGGCAGCGCGGGGATCCTGATGGTCGCCGAAGAGCTGGCGAAACACCGCCCCGACGCGAAGGCGTTGAAGAGCCTTCCCGGCCTGCGTGAAGCATGCCGCGGCGAGTTCGTCATCCATCCCGGTCTGCTGTTCGGCCGGGGTGGGCTGATGACCGCGCTGGCCATGGGCGCCGACCCGGACCAGTGGGTCCGCGACGCCATCGACCTGCATCTTTCCCGGCTGGCCTGGTACGCGGTGCCGTACAAGGGTGGCCTGGCGTTCCCCGGCAACCAGCTGCTGCGGCTGTCGATGGACGTCGTCACCGGTGGCGCGGGCGTTCTGCTCGCCCTCGCCGCCACCCTGAACGGAAAGGCCGCGCTGCCTTTCCTGTCCCCCCGAACTGCCGGTCGGTGACGATCGGCGGAAGTGGAAAATCAACGAAAGGGAACAGATCATGGAACTGGTTCTCGACCTGCAGGCCCTGGAAACCCCCGAGGTGCTCGAGGGTGGCGGCGGTGGCAGCCACGGCGGCGCGAGCAACCTCAGCCTGCTGGCCTCCTGCGCCAACAGCACGGTCAGCCTGCTGACCTGCCACTGAGCGCTGACTGATCACTGAGGGTGCGGGAGCGGCACAGGCCAAGTGCGCCGCTCCCGCGCCTTCATTTTGCCTTCCGGTTCATCTCGTTGGGATCACGGATCAAGAAATGGGACGTGAGCCCTCTCCGCCGGCTCGAGGACGAAGGAGTGGGATGGCGGGTTCCGCCGATCGCCTGCTGGTCACCGTGACCCTCCTCGATCGCCCCCGCCTGATCGCGCTGATCCTCAGCGCGCTCGCCGGGACGGCGGCGGGACTGCTCCTGCCCGGCGCGCTGGCGGCGGCGGTCGACGCCGTGGTGGCGGGCCGCCCCAGCCTTCCCGAAGTCTCCTGGCTCGTCGTCCTCGGCGTCACCGAGATCGCCGTCGGCCTCATCGGCGGGATCCTCACCGCGCGGATGACCTCGTCCGCGACGGCCTGGATGCGCCGCAAGCTCACCGACGGTTACCTCGCCCTCGGCACCAGATCGACCTTCGCCGACGGCGACGCGATCAGCAGGCTCACCGGTGACTGCACCGGGGCGGGCATGATCGCCTCGGTCGTCGTCCAGCTCGGCTCGACCACCCTGATCTCCGGCGGGGCCCTCGTCCTGCTCGCGCTGATGGACTGGCGGCTCGCGCTCGTCTTCCTTGGCAGCATCCCCTTCGGCCTGATGCTCGCGCGCACCCATCTGAAGAACACCGCCGACGACGTCCTCACCTATCAAGAGGTTTCCGGCGAACTGGCGGCGAGAATGGTCGACGCGGTCGCGGGGCTCCGCACGATCGCCGCGTCGGGCACCGCCGACCGCGAGGCCGAACGAGTGCTGCGGCCGCTGCCGAGACTGAGCCTCGCCGGCCGCGGGATGTGGCGCACTCAGGCCAGGATGGTGTGGCGATCCGGTCTGCTGTTACCGGCGGCGGAACTCGCGGTGCTCGCCGCCGCCGGTTTCGGTGTGCTGGCGGGCAGGCTGTCCGTCGGGCAGGTGCTCGCGGCGCTCGGCTACGTCGCGCTCGGCATGGGCCTGATCACCCAGATCCCTTTGCTCACCACGCTTTCCCGTGCGCGGTCGTGTGCGCGGCGGATCGACGAGGTGCTCGACGCGCCGGTCCCCGAACCGGGCGACCTCGGTGTCGTGGTCGGGGAGGGCACGCTCGAACTGCGCGGTGTCACGGTCGAAGGCGCGTTGCGGAACGTCGACCTGGTCGTCCGGGGCGGCCGGTTCACCGCGGTCGTCGGGCGCTCCGGTGCGGGGAAGTCCGTGCTGGTCAACGTCCTCGGCGGGCTGCTGCCCCCGGACGAGGGGACGGCGACGCTGGACGGCCGTCCGCTGGAGCGGCTGCGGCCGCGGGAACTCCGCGCGGTCGTCGGGTTCGCCTTCGAACGGCCCGCGCTGCTGGGCGCGACCATCGGTGACGCCGTCGGCTACGGCTCGTGGGCCGGGGAGGCCGCCGTGCGCGGTGCCTGCCGGTCCGCCCAGGTGCACGACCTCATCGTCCGGCTGCCGGACGGATACCGGACACCGCTTTCCGAGACGCCGCTTTCCGGCGGGGAAGCCCAGCGGATCGGCCTGGCGCGCGCGATCGCGCACGCGCCGAGGGTGCTCGTCCTCGACGACGCCACGGCCAGTCTCGACACGGTCACCGAAGCCGCCGTGGAGGAGTCGATCGAGCGCACCCTGCCCGGCCGGACGCGGGTGGTGGTGACGCATCGCGCGGCCACCGCGTCACGGGCGGACGCGGTGGTGTGGCTGGAAGACGGCCGGATCCGCGCGGTCGGCACGCATGACGAGCTGTGGCGGGATCCGGCGTACCGGGCGGTTTTCACCGAGGGCACCCAATGAGCGTCTGGGGGCTCTACCGCTCGGCGCTGGCCGGGCAGTGGAAAGGCGGCCTGGTCCTGCTGGCGTGCTCCGTACTGGAAAGCGCGCCCGCGTTCTTGTCCGGTCGCCTGGTCGAACTCGCGGTCGACGAGGGGTTTGCCGCGGATCGGCCAGGCACCGGACTGCGTTGGCTCGCGGTCTTCGGGCTGGTCGCCGTGATCGGGGCGTTCGGTTCGCGGCTGGTGTGGCATCAGCTCGGCAAGGTCGTGGAGCCGTTGCGCGACGCGCTGGTGACCGCCGTCGTACGCGGGGTCCTGCACGATCCCTCGCCGCCGCGGAACCAGCCGGACGCCAGTGGCGTCGCCCGCATCACCCAGCACGTCGAAGTGGTCCGCGACGCCACGGCCGGGCTCCTGGTGCAGGCGCGGGGAATGATCGTGACGACGGTGGCGGCGCTGGCCGGGCTGTTCACCGTCGCCGGTTCGCTCGCGCTGATCGTCTCGATCCCGGTGGTGGTCGCGGTCGGGGTGTTCGCCTGCCTGCTCCCGTCGCTGGCCCGCCGTCAGCGCGCGCTGGCACTGGCCGACGAGCGGACCGCCGAGGTCGCGGGTGCGTCGCTGTCGGGCATGCGTGACGTCGTCGCCTGCGGCGCGGAACCGCTCGCCGCGCGCGAGCTCTACGACGCCGTCGGCACGCAGGCCGAGGCGGCCGTGCGGGTGGCGCGGTCCGGGGCGGCCAGGACGGTGGTGATCGCGACCGGCGGTTTCGTGCCGCTGCTCCTGGCGTTGCTGGTGGCGCCGGGCATGGTCGAGGACGGCACGCTCACCGCCGGCGCCGCGCTCGGCGCGCTCGTCTACCTGGCGACGACGATGCAGCCGGCGCTGCGCGGGCTGGCCGCGACGGCGAGCACCGTGGTGCTGCGGCTGATCGTCGCGCTGCGGCGGCTGGCGGAGACCGCGCAGGCCGAACCGGAACCCGACGGCACGGCCGAACCCGAGGGCACCGCGATCTCCGTGCGCGACCTGACCTTCGGCTGGGGAGCGGCGGCCCAACCGGTGGTGCGCGGCCTCGACCTGCACCTGCGGCCCGGAGAGCGGCTCGCGGTGGTGGGGCCGAGCGGGATCGGCAAGTCGACCCTGGCCGGGCTCCTGACCGGGATGCTCGAACCGCAGTCGGGCCGGGTGCTGCTCGGCGGGGCACCGGTCCGGGAGATCCCGGCCGCGCTGCGGCACCGGATGGTCGCGTTGATCCCGCAGGAGGCCTACGTCTTCGCCGGGACCGTGCGGGACAACGTCGGCCTGTTCGCGCAGACCGCGACGGACGCGGAGCTGTCCGCGGCGGTGGCGGCCGTCGGCGCGGAACCGCTGGTGACGCGGCTGGGCGGACTCGACGGCGAGATCGGGCACGGAATGCTGTCCGCCGGTGAGGCGCAGCTGATCGCGCTCGCGCGGGTATACGCGAGCGACGCGGGCGTCGTGGTCCTCGACGAGGCGACGTCGCACCTCGACCCGCCCGCCGAAGCCCGCGCGGAACGGGCGTTCGCCGAGCGGGGCGGGGTGCTGGTGGTGATCGCGCACCGGCTGACGTCGGCGTTGCGCGCGGACCGGGTCCTGGTGATGGACGGCAGGGAAACCGCGCTGGGCACCCATCTCGAACTCATGGACCGGTCCACGCGCTACGCCCAGCTCATGCACGCGTGGGCGCCGCGGCT encodes the following:
- a CDS encoding sensor histidine kinase — protein: MLAFLRSRPRAVDRVLTLLVGLSTVVSADDPEGFEWWLTSLVALASLLVRHRNPTITFAAGATVSLLHLAMGNDLRPVDVVGLIGLFSVAAWGSRRRSVALLAVGLLAAGAWAFHASETNTANTRAPVPLSPRIIVIDPLAPVTADYSDTAAAEDDRVQDWGGFPAIGLSLGVAWLAGLNTRQRRIRLAVLEQRATDLERERDTQAALAVAAERGRISRELHDVVAHALSVVVLQAQGAQAELERRPERSREALDAIVDTGRTALSEIRRLLGALGQDEPEWAPRPGAERLPRLAADIRSAGTPVEFRVEGEPRPLSSTVDLAAYRIVQESLTNVLKHAGPDASVTIVLRYGPGTLEIEVTDDGIAAEAPSGTGHGLEGMRERVNVLGGTFDAGPRPDRGFAVRASLPS
- a CDS encoding alpha/beta hydrolase, with the translated sequence MRRLLVALLAFAGMAATASPAAAAPRLTLPPPTGSHPLGSTDLHLVDTSRKDPWVPSGPRELMVSMFYPALLPIGPKRPYLTFAEAKVFLAASGLPDIDPALLSGLRTSARVDAPARPGKRALAVLSPGFGKPRTTLTGLAEELASKGFVVALIGHNHESHGTAFPDGRVIECAACGSDSKLLPPIRSADVSFVLDTLTRPSSSWSRLIDRTRIGMAGHSIGGYSTPTAMVADQRIRAGADLDGRLWSPIPAAGIDRPFLLLGRESEYTPAGPDTTWAGSWPNLTGWKRWISVATAEHASFTDVGVLGEQLGLAWPGLLGGERGMELTRAYVSAFFDRNLRGGHQPLLDGPVPGNPEIRFWN
- a CDS encoding SDR family NAD(P)-dependent oxidoreductase translates to MNDSQHKIGSGFGARSTAREVLSGIDLSGKVAVVTGGYSGLGLETTRALANAGAHVVVPARRPADAGAALAGIPGTEVGELDLADLTSVEAFAREFLRTGRQVDLLIANAGIMAAPERRVGPGWESHFAICHLGHHALVSRLWPALKAADGARVVTVSSAGHHSSAMRWDDVQFERGYDRWLAYGQAKTANVLFAVRLDALGAAHGIRAFSLHPGAILTPLQRHMRREEMVERGWIDEHGDQADPSFKSPEQGAATQVWAATSPLLDGMGGLYCEDCDIADIAEVAVEEGEWTGVRPYAVDAGEAARLWELSENLTGASRA
- a CDS encoding MerR family transcriptional regulator; this translates as MTELAIGEVTARTGLSVHALRFYEKEGLLVAPVRRDANDRRVYTEHDVEWLLNCTKFRASGMPLATIREFAALVRQGPGNEEKRLELLRDHQNSVRDRIAELADCLDLISRKVESYEEHVARGTANELWGQPSRST
- a CDS encoding MCE family protein, whose product is MRSFGAVDPVKTALAGLTTMALGMVAALNADALPVLGGGVTYSAEFSDAGGLRVDNDVRIAGVKVGKVAEVDLAGDRVLVSFRVRDAWVGDATSASIQIKNVLGQKYLALDPRGEAILDPGEPIPLRRTTAPYDVLEAFRDLSKTVDAVDVDQLAKSFDMLSATFADTPADVRAALDGISRLSGTIASRDRQLRTLVANTRQVSRTLVDRDAEVQRLIQDGNALLRAISTRQQAIKDLLDGAKRLATALDGIIADNDGQLGPVLEQLDRLTSMLQRNQDALAKGIAAFAPAIRVLTNAAGNGRWIDGYLCGLVLPSFGPLDENGCFDK
- the lanKC gene encoding class III lanthionine synthetase LanKC codes for the protein MDVRYEAYCFADPLFFDEQRENGDAADDFASLLPAPATGWRTGVRGVWRLLHPVARNLPSQGWKIHVSAGLGNAERVLTKVHEHCVEREVSYKHLRSRSTLLARNSKYAPRDGSGKLLTLYPADNIELERVLAELSAKLDGEPGAYILSDLRYGAGPLYVRYGGFAEQWVELDGKRVLAVRKPDGTLVPDKREPTFSVPDWVTIPEFLAPHLAARKSGGADEFPYQVKSSLHFSNGGGVYLADRKADDERVVLKEARPFAGLDRDEVDAVERLRREHEVLDRLKGIDGIPTAFDRFTVWEHHFLAMEYMPGVSLGSWLARNYPLTRRDTTEADIAAYTERALALVRRVEAMVGEVHGRGIVFGDLHSLNILVDGDDDSVSLIDFEMASDVETGVRPALGAPGFRAPRDRNGFEVDEYALAVLKLWIFLPLTTLLELAPAKLRGLADFVQQRFDVPEGYADSIVAELAPRNVPPLPSATELDQDKPDWTLVRKQIVEAILASATPERTDRLFPGDIEQFRVGGACFGYGAAGVLHALKTVGGERHQEHERWLLDSIRREPPGRPGFYDGSYGIAYVLEEFGYRDEATKLLSASATLVAQTTDHGLEGGLSGIGLTQLHFAVSRKDNEFGRQALATAVRLAEALETADPPGDFARAGLLNGWSGPALLFVRLFERTHEQGWLSFADQALERDIEECGESDDGSLQVRDGETRTLPYAGVGSAGILMVAEELAKHRPDAKALKSLPGLREACRGEFVIHPGLLFGRGGLMTALAMGADPDQWVRDAIDLHLSRLAWYAVPYKGGLAFPGNQLLRLSMDVVTGGAGVLLALAATLNGKAALPFLSPRTAGR
- a CDS encoding SapB/AmfS family lanthipeptide, producing MELVLDLQALETPEVLEGGGGGSHGGASNLSLLASCANSTVSLLTCH
- a CDS encoding ABC transporter ATP-binding protein, with amino-acid sequence MAGSADRLLVTVTLLDRPRLIALILSALAGTAAGLLLPGALAAAVDAVVAGRPSLPEVSWLVVLGVTEIAVGLIGGILTARMTSSATAWMRRKLTDGYLALGTRSTFADGDAISRLTGDCTGAGMIASVVVQLGSTTLISGGALVLLALMDWRLALVFLGSIPFGLMLARTHLKNTADDVLTYQEVSGELAARMVDAVAGLRTIAASGTADREAERVLRPLPRLSLAGRGMWRTQARMVWRSGLLLPAAELAVLAAAGFGVLAGRLSVGQVLAALGYVALGMGLITQIPLLTTLSRARSCARRIDEVLDAPVPEPGDLGVVVGEGTLELRGVTVEGALRNVDLVVRGGRFTAVVGRSGAGKSVLVNVLGGLLPPDEGTATLDGRPLERLRPRELRAVVGFAFERPALLGATIGDAVGYGSWAGEAAVRGACRSAQVHDLIVRLPDGYRTPLSETPLSGGEAQRIGLARAIAHAPRVLVLDDATASLDTVTEAAVEESIERTLPGRTRVVVTHRAATASRADAVVWLEDGRIRAVGTHDELWRDPAYRAVFTEGTQ